A part of Microbacterium atlanticum genomic DNA contains:
- a CDS encoding cytochrome c biogenesis CcdA family protein, producing the protein MNLGALVADGSLLVAVPIAILAGAISFLSPCVLPLVPGYLGFIGGAVSPRPAAEPSKTRAESAESVAAATEPGTSPASLTRETVAVGADPDPAPGRGRLVLGVALFIAGFTVVFVSIAMLGGTLGRFLVEYADPITRILGVVIIAMGLVFIGWFGAAQRIARPQVRGSLGLVGAPLLGVALGIGWAPCIGPTLAVILTMAFDSGSAARAALLGVAYSLGLGIPFLLLTLGFGWATKSVSFVRRHIRLVNLVGGALLIVLGLLMVTGVWTAIMAQLQGVFASVPAPL; encoded by the coding sequence GTGAACCTCGGCGCGCTGGTGGCCGACGGGTCGCTGCTGGTCGCCGTCCCCATCGCGATCCTCGCGGGGGCGATCTCGTTCCTGTCGCCGTGCGTGCTGCCGCTCGTGCCGGGCTACCTCGGCTTCATCGGCGGAGCGGTGAGCCCGCGGCCGGCGGCGGAGCCGTCGAAGACGCGCGCAGAATCGGCCGAATCGGTCGCCGCGGCGACGGAACCCGGGACTTCGCCCGCTTCTCTCACGCGCGAGACGGTGGCCGTGGGTGCAGACCCCGACCCAGCTCCCGGCCGCGGCCGCCTCGTGCTCGGCGTGGCCCTGTTCATCGCCGGCTTCACCGTGGTGTTCGTCAGCATCGCGATGCTGGGCGGCACGCTCGGCCGGTTCCTGGTGGAGTACGCGGACCCCATCACCCGCATCCTCGGCGTCGTCATCATCGCCATGGGCCTGGTCTTCATCGGCTGGTTCGGCGCGGCGCAGCGGATCGCCCGGCCCCAGGTGCGCGGCAGCCTCGGGCTCGTCGGCGCGCCGCTGCTCGGCGTCGCGCTCGGGATCGGCTGGGCGCCCTGCATCGGCCCGACGCTCGCCGTGATCCTCACGATGGCCTTCGACTCGGGTTCGGCGGCGCGCGCCGCCCTGCTCGGCGTGGCGTACTCGCTGGGCTTGGGCATCCCGTTCCTCCTGCTCACCCTCGGCTTCGGCTGGGCGACGAAGTCGGTGTCGTTCGTGCGCCGTCACATCCGGCTCGTCAACCTCGTCGGCGGCGCACTGCTCATCGTGCTGGGCCTGCTGATGGTGACGGGGGTCTGGACGGCGATCATGGCCCAGCTGCAGGGGGTGTTCGCGAGTGTCCCGGCCCCGCTCTGA
- a CDS encoding TlpA family protein disulfide reductase: MTRRGTRRSRARRGRAAASALLAVGLIAGLAACAEDPLAEQYRSGDNKGFVAADGFRVVEIPAAERTDPVQFEAVLDTGGTTSSADYAGDVLVVNFWYAGCAPCRVEAPELAAADASFEGQDVSFLGVNLYDGAEASRAFAETYGVEYPSALAVEDGSIKLAFAGETPLNAVPVTLVLDQDGRVAARLVGQIEDASILETLVREMLEET, encoded by the coding sequence ATGACCCGTCGCGGGACGCGCCGGTCGAGGGCGCGGCGGGGGCGGGCCGCGGCATCCGCTCTCCTGGCCGTCGGGCTGATCGCGGGGCTCGCCGCGTGCGCGGAGGACCCGCTGGCCGAGCAGTACCGCTCCGGCGACAACAAGGGGTTCGTCGCGGCGGACGGCTTCCGCGTGGTCGAGATCCCGGCCGCGGAGCGCACCGACCCCGTGCAGTTCGAGGCGGTGCTCGACACCGGCGGCACGACCTCCAGCGCCGACTACGCCGGTGACGTGCTGGTCGTCAACTTCTGGTACGCCGGCTGCGCGCCGTGCCGCGTCGAAGCTCCCGAGCTCGCCGCCGCCGACGCGTCGTTCGAGGGTCAGGACGTCTCGTTCCTGGGCGTGAACCTCTACGACGGCGCGGAGGCCTCGCGCGCCTTCGCCGAGACGTACGGCGTCGAGTACCCCAGCGCTCTCGCCGTCGAGGACGGCTCGATCAAGCTCGCCTTCGCGGGGGAGACGCCGCTCAACGCCGTTCCGGTGACGCTCGTGCTCGACCAGGACGGCCGCGTCGCCGCCCGCCTCGTCGGCCAGATCGAGGACGCCTCGATCCTCGAGACCCTCGTGCGCGAGATGCTGGAGGAGACGTGA
- a CDS encoding histidine phosphatase family protein — translation MPADRLHLVRHGEVHNPRRVLYGRLPGFGLSEAGRRMARQAAEYLQSLDRPVSALVCSPLQRTQESAEPFTELFGLEPIIDERVIEPTNVFEGKRMVMALVNPWNWRHLSKPALPSWGEPYADVVGRMNAAMTHAWDAADGGDVVVVSHQLPIWITHLAVTGLPLRHDPRARRCALSSVTSFEMVDGTWTETAYAEPASTAGAVDVGAV, via the coding sequence GTGCCCGCCGACCGCCTCCACCTCGTGCGCCACGGGGAGGTCCACAACCCCCGACGCGTGCTCTACGGGCGTCTGCCGGGGTTCGGGCTGAGCGAAGCGGGACGCCGGATGGCGCGGCAGGCGGCCGAATACCTGCAGTCGCTCGACCGCCCGGTCTCGGCGCTGGTGTGCTCGCCGCTGCAGCGCACCCAGGAGTCGGCCGAGCCGTTCACCGAGCTGTTCGGGCTCGAGCCGATCATCGACGAGCGCGTCATCGAGCCGACGAACGTCTTCGAGGGCAAGCGCATGGTGATGGCCCTCGTCAACCCGTGGAACTGGCGGCACCTCAGCAAGCCCGCGCTGCCCAGCTGGGGGGAGCCGTACGCCGACGTGGTCGGCCGCATGAACGCGGCGATGACCCATGCGTGGGACGCCGCCGACGGGGGCGACGTCGTCGTCGTCTCGCACCAGCTGCCCATCTGGATCACGCACCTCGCCGTGACGGGCCTTCCGCTGCGCCACGACCCGCGAGCGCGCCGGTGCGCGCTGTCGAGTGTGACCAGCTTCGAGATGGTCGACGGCACCTGGACCGAGACCGCCTATGCCGAGCCGGCATCCACGGCCGGCGCCGTGGACGTGGGGGCGGTATGA
- a CDS encoding DedA family protein, giving the protein MTNATTTAPATDGSWLTTLSDWAVSLMEVIGPIGAGIAIALENLFPPLPSEVILPMAGLAASRGSFSLVEALVWTTAGSLAGALLLYGLGAWLGLRRLRAIAAKVPLLHPEDIDRTVAWFGRHGGKAVFFGRMIPIFRSLISIPAGVTGMPVWRFALLTAAGSLIWNCIFVLSGFFLGESWHIVERYADVLQYVVIGVSALAVAWFLVVRIRALLAERAGGAEPDLD; this is encoded by the coding sequence ATGACGAATGCGACGACGACCGCACCGGCCACCGACGGGTCGTGGCTGACCACGCTGTCCGACTGGGCGGTGTCGTTGATGGAAGTCATCGGGCCGATCGGCGCGGGTATCGCCATCGCCCTGGAGAACCTCTTCCCGCCGCTGCCGAGCGAGGTGATCCTGCCGATGGCGGGACTGGCCGCCAGCCGCGGGTCCTTCTCGCTCGTCGAGGCGCTGGTCTGGACCACCGCGGGCTCCCTGGCCGGCGCGCTGCTCCTCTACGGGCTGGGCGCGTGGCTGGGCCTCCGCCGCCTGCGCGCGATCGCGGCGAAGGTTCCGCTGCTGCACCCGGAGGACATCGACCGGACCGTGGCGTGGTTCGGGCGGCACGGCGGCAAGGCGGTGTTCTTCGGGCGCATGATCCCGATCTTCCGCAGCCTCATCTCGATCCCCGCGGGGGTCACCGGGATGCCGGTCTGGCGCTTCGCCCTGCTCACCGCGGCGGGCAGTCTGATCTGGAACTGCATCTTCGTGCTGTCGGGGTTCTTCCTCGGCGAGTCGTGGCACATCGTCGAGCGCTACGCTGACGTCCTCCAGTACGTCGTCATCGGCGTCTCGGCGCTCGCCGTCGCCTGGTTCCTCGTCGTCCGCATCCGCGCACTGCTCGCCGAGCGCGCGGGTGGCGCCGAGCCCGACCTCGACTGA
- a CDS encoding DUF6264 family protein — MTNCTFFWSRTVSTHPETETGPSARPCSWLTRTRSLTSDKSRRRGSPERSRYDAGMTGAYPGASAAAPPPAKPPVKTLDLIVTIVLLVADGVLAALASFMGIFLVMGSDSCGVRECSTELITLGWLMGMILPWVAFALTVVVAIVLMVKRRLAFWVPLVGAALIVLSLVLAFAVTSSGVSSA; from the coding sequence ATGACGAACTGCACCTTCTTCTGGTCGCGGACGGTCTCGACCCACCCGGAGACGGAGACGGGGCCGTCGGCGAGACCCTGCAGCTGGTTGACGAGGACGCGTTCACTCACGAGCGACAAGTCTAGGCGCCGCGGCTCGCCGGAGCGGTCGCGCTACGATGCGGGCATGACCGGCGCGTATCCCGGCGCTTCCGCCGCCGCCCCGCCCCCGGCGAAGCCGCCGGTGAAGACCCTCGATCTGATCGTCACCATCGTCCTGCTCGTGGCCGACGGCGTGCTGGCGGCACTCGCGTCGTTCATGGGCATCTTCCTCGTGATGGGCTCGGACTCCTGCGGCGTGCGGGAGTGCAGCACGGAGCTGATCACGCTCGGCTGGCTCATGGGCATGATCCTGCCCTGGGTGGCGTTCGCGCTGACGGTGGTGGTGGCGATCGTGCTGATGGTCAAGCGCCGGCTCGCGTTCTGGGTGCCGCTCGTCGGCGCGGCGCTCATCGTGCTCTCGCTGGTCCTCGCGTTCGCCGTCACCTCGTCGGGCGTCTCCAGCGCCTGA
- the aspS gene encoding aspartate--tRNA(Asn) ligase → MSERVLVNQLQGLADGPVSVSGWVETVRDQKKVQFVILRDETGAVQLVNPATRPAEDGAEQDAAALALTDLISTLATGTFLTVTGDLKHDERVKLGGVEIKIAALDVAASALPETPIAADSGLDKRMDWRFLDLRQRRNNLIFRVQTTLEHAFRTYWIERDYIEVHSPKLMASASESNAELFEVPYFEDKTAYLAQSPQFFKQMAQVAGFGKIFEIAPAFRADPSFTSRHATEFTSIDAEISWIDSHEDVARMQEELLQAGFQAVKDKHGAEIQELFGLDVEVPAIPFPRIPLAEAREIVRSRGYEIPRTDGDLDPEGERQISAHVEETYGHQFVFITDYHPEIRAFYHMRDAETGLTKSYDLLFKGVEITTGAQREHRVDVLIEQAREKGLEPEHLDFYFDFFRYGAPPHGGFGMGLARVLMLLLGQDSIREVTYLFRGPTRLAP, encoded by the coding sequence GTGAGTGAACGCGTCCTCGTCAACCAGCTGCAGGGTCTCGCCGACGGCCCCGTCTCCGTCTCCGGGTGGGTCGAGACCGTCCGCGACCAGAAGAAGGTGCAGTTCGTCATCCTCCGCGACGAGACCGGCGCGGTGCAGCTGGTCAACCCCGCGACGCGTCCCGCCGAGGACGGCGCGGAGCAGGATGCCGCCGCCCTCGCCCTCACCGACCTCATCTCCACCCTCGCCACCGGCACCTTCCTGACGGTGACGGGCGACCTCAAGCACGACGAGCGCGTGAAGCTCGGGGGTGTCGAGATCAAGATCGCGGCGCTGGATGTCGCGGCATCCGCTCTGCCCGAGACCCCGATCGCCGCCGACTCGGGACTCGACAAGCGGATGGACTGGCGATTCCTCGACCTGCGCCAGCGCCGCAACAACCTGATCTTCCGCGTGCAGACCACGCTGGAGCACGCGTTCCGCACGTACTGGATCGAGCGCGACTACATCGAGGTCCACTCGCCGAAGCTCATGGCGTCGGCATCCGAGTCCAATGCCGAGCTGTTCGAGGTGCCCTACTTCGAGGACAAGACCGCCTACCTCGCGCAGTCGCCGCAGTTCTTCAAGCAGATGGCGCAGGTGGCAGGCTTCGGCAAGATCTTCGAGATCGCCCCCGCGTTCCGCGCGGACCCCTCGTTCACGTCGCGCCACGCCACCGAGTTCACCTCGATCGACGCCGAGATCAGCTGGATCGACTCGCACGAGGATGTCGCGCGCATGCAGGAGGAGCTGCTGCAGGCCGGGTTCCAGGCGGTCAAGGACAAGCACGGCGCCGAGATCCAGGAGCTCTTCGGGCTCGACGTGGAGGTTCCCGCCATCCCGTTCCCGCGCATCCCGCTGGCCGAGGCGCGCGAGATCGTCCGGAGCCGCGGCTATGAGATCCCCCGCACGGACGGCGACCTCGACCCCGAGGGCGAGCGCCAGATCTCCGCGCACGTCGAGGAGACCTACGGCCACCAGTTCGTTTTCATCACGGACTACCACCCCGAGATCCGCGCGTTCTACCACATGCGCGACGCCGAGACCGGGCTCACGAAGTCCTACGACCTGCTGTTCAAGGGCGTCGAGATCACGACGGGTGCGCAGCGCGAGCACCGCGTCGACGTGCTCATCGAGCAGGCCAGGGAGAAGGGCCTGGAGCCGGAGCACCTGGACTTCTACTTCGACTTCTTCCGCTACGGCGCTCCGCCCCACGGCGGGTTCGGCATGGGGCTCGCGCGCGTGCTCATGCTGCTGCTCGGTCAGGACTCGATCCGCGAGGTCACCTACCTCTTCCGCGGTCCCACGCGCCTGGCGCCCTGA
- a CDS encoding glutaredoxin family protein codes for MTTLTLIGKPDCHLCDVAREVVETVVAELPEDAVEVEELSIADDAALYAQWWEKIPVVLIDGELHGHWRVSPDRLRAALSG; via the coding sequence GTGACGACCCTCACCCTCATCGGCAAGCCCGACTGCCACCTCTGCGACGTCGCCCGCGAGGTCGTCGAGACCGTCGTGGCCGAGCTGCCGGAAGATGCGGTCGAGGTCGAGGAGCTGTCGATCGCCGACGACGCCGCCCTCTATGCGCAGTGGTGGGAGAAGATCCCGGTCGTGCTCATCGACGGTGAGCTGCACGGCCATTGGCGGGTGTCGCCCGACCGCCTGCGCGCAGCGCTCAGCGGCTGA
- a CDS encoding rhodanese-like domain-containing protein, giving the protein MKSITVQQLRERTGVPLIDVREVDEFAAGRVPGAINIPMSALGDRLHELPDGAFDVICAVGGRSGRVVEALEARGYDATNVDGGTNDWIASGYPVER; this is encoded by the coding sequence ATGAAGTCCATCACCGTCCAGCAGCTGCGCGAGCGCACCGGCGTTCCGCTGATCGACGTGCGCGAGGTCGACGAGTTCGCCGCCGGGCGCGTGCCCGGCGCGATCAACATCCCGATGTCGGCCCTCGGCGACCGGCTGCACGAGCTGCCCGACGGAGCCTTCGACGTCATCTGCGCCGTCGGTGGGCGCTCCGGACGCGTCGTCGAGGCCCTCGAGGCCCGCGGCTACGACGCGACCAACGTCGACGGCGGCACCAACGACTGGATCGCCTCGGGCTACCCCGTCGAGCGCTGA
- a CDS encoding 30S ribosomal protein bS22 encodes MGSVIKKRRKRMAKKKHRKLLRKTRHQRRNKK; translated from the coding sequence GTGGGTTCTGTCATCAAGAAGCGCCGCAAGCGCATGGCGAAGAAGAAGCACCGCAAGCTGCTTCGCAAGACTCGCCACCAGCGCCGCAACAAGAAGTAA
- a CDS encoding helix-turn-helix domain-containing protein: MAELPDVRFLTVAEVAELMRVSKMTVYRLVHSGELPAVRFGRSYRVPESAVTEALQRPIADVG, translated from the coding sequence ATGGCGGAACTGCCCGATGTGCGCTTCCTCACGGTGGCCGAGGTCGCCGAGCTGATGCGGGTCTCGAAGATGACGGTGTATCGCCTCGTCCACTCCGGCGAGCTGCCGGCCGTGCGCTTCGGCCGCAGCTACCGCGTTCCCGAGTCCGCGGTGACCGAGGCCCTGCAACGGCCGATCGCCGACGTCGGCTAG
- a CDS encoding TetR/AcrR family transcriptional regulator, which produces MSDAAEPELPRGIALAWGVAATPQRGPKREMSVERIVEAAVEIADAEGLGAVSMAAVAARLGFTPMSLYRYVSAKDDLVLLMQEEATGAPSEATRTAGGWRERLEALYREQLQHYLAHPWVLEIPLSGVPATPNSAAWMDAGLSALAETPLSYEERLAVMLLVTGTARWAGTVLTAYARVEREQGLRDDEIARREDAMFRALITADAYPELRAAIEAGAFLDESDPFSFALARGLEGVADYIGAIGAGARPARESWFAPDDADIADDKSYREAQRAVRAAEKALRDARKLERQAAREARERRARQRSET; this is translated from the coding sequence ATGTCCGACGCAGCCGAGCCCGAGCTTCCGCGCGGCATCGCCTTGGCCTGGGGCGTCGCGGCGACTCCGCAGCGGGGTCCGAAGCGCGAGATGAGCGTGGAGCGGATCGTCGAGGCGGCCGTCGAGATCGCCGACGCGGAGGGGCTGGGGGCGGTCTCGATGGCGGCGGTCGCGGCGCGGCTGGGGTTCACGCCGATGTCGCTGTACCGGTACGTCAGCGCGAAGGACGATCTGGTGCTCCTCATGCAGGAGGAGGCGACGGGCGCGCCGTCGGAGGCCACCCGCACCGCAGGGGGCTGGCGGGAGCGCCTCGAGGCGCTGTACCGCGAGCAGCTGCAGCACTACCTCGCCCACCCCTGGGTGCTCGAGATCCCACTCTCCGGCGTGCCCGCCACGCCCAACAGCGCCGCCTGGATGGATGCCGGCCTCAGCGCGCTCGCCGAGACGCCGCTGTCGTACGAGGAGCGCCTCGCCGTGATGCTGCTGGTGACGGGGACGGCGCGCTGGGCGGGCACGGTCCTCACCGCGTACGCGCGGGTCGAGCGGGAACAGGGGCTGCGCGACGACGAGATCGCCCGCCGGGAGGACGCGATGTTCCGTGCGCTCATCACGGCGGACGCCTACCCGGAGCTGCGCGCGGCGATCGAGGCCGGCGCGTTCCTGGACGAGTCGGACCCGTTCTCGTTCGCCCTCGCGCGCGGGCTGGAGGGAGTCGCGGACTACATCGGTGCGATCGGGGCCGGCGCACGTCCCGCCCGCGAGTCCTGGTTCGCACCCGACGACGCGGACATCGCCGACGACAAGAGCTACCGGGAGGCGCAGCGGGCCGTCCGCGCCGCCGAGAAGGCGCTCCGTGACGCCCGCAAGCTCGAGCGGCAGGCCGCCCGCGAGGCGCGCGAGCGCCGGGCGCGGCAGCGGTCCGAGACGTGA
- a CDS encoding ATP-binding cassette domain-containing protein, which translates to MRSPTAPPVIAVDGLRKTFGRQRVLDGLSFDVQRGEVFALLGPNGAGKTTTINILTTLVRPDAGTAVVAGFDVTAAPEQVQRRISLTGQAAAVDDALTGTENLVMLGRLSGLSRRAARARAAELLQQFALTDAATRRVGTYSGGMRRRLDLALSFVVAPEVLFLDEPTTGLDTRSRRELWDVIRSLADAGTTVFLTTQYLEEADQLADRVAVLDGGRVVGSGTAAELKARVGGDAVQVHDAQGALLREVPTDGSVSGLRRALDVLDESGTQGVVTLRRPSLDDVFLTLTSPDGRGAVRTTAETAKELA; encoded by the coding sequence ATGCGTTCCCCCACCGCTCCACCGGTCATCGCGGTCGACGGACTCCGCAAGACGTTCGGTCGCCAGCGCGTGCTCGACGGCCTGTCGTTCGACGTCCAGCGAGGGGAGGTCTTCGCTCTGCTCGGCCCGAATGGGGCGGGGAAGACGACGACCATCAACATCCTGACCACCCTCGTGCGACCCGATGCCGGAACTGCAGTCGTCGCCGGCTTCGACGTGACGGCCGCACCGGAACAGGTGCAGCGTCGCATCAGCCTCACCGGGCAGGCCGCCGCGGTCGACGACGCCCTCACCGGTACCGAGAACCTCGTGATGCTCGGGCGGCTCTCCGGACTCTCACGTCGCGCCGCGCGAGCCCGCGCCGCCGAGCTGCTGCAGCAGTTCGCACTGACGGATGCCGCCACCCGCCGCGTCGGCACCTACTCCGGCGGCATGCGCCGACGCCTCGACCTCGCGCTGAGCTTCGTCGTGGCCCCCGAGGTGCTGTTCCTGGACGAGCCCACGACGGGCCTCGACACCCGCAGCCGGCGCGAGCTGTGGGACGTCATCCGCTCGCTCGCCGACGCGGGCACGACGGTCTTCCTCACCACCCAGTACCTCGAGGAGGCCGATCAGCTGGCCGACCGCGTGGCCGTGCTCGACGGCGGACGGGTCGTCGGCAGCGGCACCGCCGCGGAGCTGAAGGCGCGGGTCGGAGGCGACGCGGTCCAGGTGCACGACGCGCAGGGCGCACTCCTGCGCGAGGTTCCCACGGACGGCTCGGTGTCGGGCCTGCGCCGGGCGCTGGACGTGCTCGACGAGTCGGGGACCCAGGGCGTCGTCACCCTGCGGCGGCCGAGCCTCGACGACGTCTTCCTCACCCTCACCTCCCCCGACGGCCGCGGCGCGGTGCGCACGACCGCCGAGACCGCCAAGGAGCTCGCATGA
- a CDS encoding ABC transporter permease: MTAVAPTPAVRPRISGLTAESVFVGRSLLHSMRDGESLVMAIMLPVLLMVLFTYVFGGAIDPSGGYVDYVVPGIILLCAGFGAASTAVYVANDMKAGIIDRFRTMPLRSGAVLTGHVVASLLRNLLATGIVIGVALLVGFRPTADLWGWLGAVALIALYILAITYLFAAIGLAAGSPEAANGYGFIILFLPYLSSAFVPVSTMPEWLQWAAENQPVTPIIEALRSLLMGTPMGDAAWWAVGWCLAILIVSFAWGAWLFRRKAGRR; encoded by the coding sequence ATGACCGCCGTCGCCCCCACCCCTGCCGTGCGCCCGCGCATCTCGGGGCTCACCGCCGAGAGCGTCTTCGTCGGTCGCAGCCTGCTGCACTCGATGCGTGACGGCGAGTCGCTGGTCATGGCGATCATGCTGCCGGTGCTGCTCATGGTGCTCTTCACGTACGTCTTCGGCGGGGCCATCGATCCCTCCGGGGGCTACGTGGACTACGTGGTGCCGGGCATCATCCTGCTGTGCGCCGGCTTCGGCGCCGCCTCCACGGCCGTGTATGTCGCCAACGACATGAAGGCGGGGATCATCGACCGCTTCCGCACCATGCCGCTGCGATCCGGCGCGGTGCTCACCGGCCACGTCGTCGCCAGCCTGCTGCGCAACCTGCTGGCCACGGGCATCGTGATCGGCGTCGCGCTGCTGGTCGGCTTCCGCCCGACGGCCGATCTCTGGGGATGGCTGGGCGCTGTCGCGCTCATCGCGCTGTACATCCTCGCGATCACCTACCTGTTCGCCGCCATCGGCCTGGCCGCCGGCAGCCCCGAGGCCGCGAACGGCTACGGGTTCATCATCCTGTTCCTGCCCTACCTGTCCAGCGCCTTCGTCCCGGTCTCGACGATGCCCGAGTGGCTGCAGTGGGCGGCGGAGAATCAGCCGGTCACGCCCATCATCGAGGCGCTGCGGAGTCTGTTGATGGGAACCCCGATGGGTGACGCGGCGTGGTGGGCGGTCGGCTGGTGCCTGGCGATCCTGATCGTCTCGTTCGCGTGGGGCGCGTGGCTCTTCCGGCGCAAGGCGGGGCGGCGCTGA
- a CDS encoding ArsR/SmtB family transcription factor: protein MADIFDVIADRTRRDILRLLLDRSSAGDRGTSVSHIVTELGASQPTVSKHLKVLRDAHLVSVREEGQHRYYSLSAGPLDEVDDWLVPFLDDGAAEPGDGAAAALPDGAAHAAEVVGRAAASAKHALENALRRLPGR, encoded by the coding sequence ATGGCGGACATCTTCGACGTGATTGCGGACAGAACGCGTCGCGACATCCTGCGACTCCTCCTCGACCGCTCATCCGCCGGAGACCGGGGCACCAGCGTCTCGCACATCGTGACCGAGCTCGGCGCCAGCCAGCCGACGGTCTCGAAGCACCTGAAGGTGCTGCGCGACGCCCACCTGGTGTCGGTGCGCGAAGAAGGGCAGCACCGCTACTACAGCCTGTCCGCAGGCCCGCTCGACGAGGTGGACGACTGGCTCGTGCCCTTCCTCGACGACGGCGCCGCCGAACCCGGCGACGGTGCCGCGGCTGCGCTGCCGGACGGCGCCGCGCACGCGGCCGAGGTGGTCGGCCGCGCGGCGGCATCCGCCAAGCACGCGCTGGAGAACGCGCTCCGGCGACTGCCGGGCCGGTGA
- a CDS encoding TrkH family potassium uptake protein, producing MTDGRRGARVAPRLRLRVIGHAVVEFFRELTQRSPARFAIIIFLSLILVFTGLFSLPIASADGQVTPFADAFFTAVSTICVTGLATVDMATHWSPFGHVLVFVGVQIGALGVLTLASILGLVISRRLGLRAKLIAASDSNPLRTHGGPVNESQTVQLGQIGSLLATVALSTLVIEAIIAVLLFPGLILAGVPWHAALWEAPFYAAMAFTNTGFTPNAEGLEPFRHDYFFLTALMAGVFLGSIGFPVIYTLRRELWHVRRWSLHAKLTLITTVLLFFAGGAVFLVLEYDNLLTLGTEDAWDTTFQAFFLSAMTRSGGFAILDIGELNQSSLLVGCMLMFVGGGSASTAGGIKVTTLAVIALAVVSEAKGRASNQVFGRRIPSDVLRVALSVVAWGATIVAISTIIITQITKADLGDVLFDVISGFATVGLSTGLTETLPDPAVYVLAITIVMGRVGTVTLAAAVAAASRSQLYSLPVERPIVG from the coding sequence ATGACGGATGGCAGGCGAGGCGCCCGCGTCGCACCTCGACTCCGCCTGCGCGTCATCGGCCACGCCGTCGTGGAGTTCTTCCGCGAGCTCACCCAGCGCTCCCCCGCGCGGTTCGCGATCATCATCTTCCTCTCGCTGATCCTGGTGTTCACCGGGCTCTTCTCGCTGCCGATCGCCTCGGCGGACGGCCAGGTGACCCCCTTCGCCGACGCCTTCTTCACCGCCGTCTCGACGATCTGCGTCACCGGGCTCGCCACGGTCGACATGGCCACGCACTGGTCGCCCTTCGGTCACGTGCTGGTGTTCGTCGGCGTGCAGATCGGCGCTCTGGGCGTGCTCACGCTGGCCTCGATCCTGGGCCTGGTGATCTCGCGCCGGCTCGGGCTGCGCGCGAAGCTCATCGCCGCGAGCGACTCGAATCCGCTGCGCACCCACGGCGGGCCGGTCAACGAGAGCCAGACGGTGCAGCTGGGCCAGATCGGCAGCCTGCTGGCCACGGTCGCGCTGTCGACCCTCGTCATCGAGGCGATCATCGCGGTGCTGCTCTTCCCCGGTCTGATCCTCGCCGGCGTCCCGTGGCATGCGGCGCTCTGGGAGGCCCCGTTCTACGCGGCGATGGCGTTCACGAACACCGGGTTCACCCCCAACGCGGAGGGCCTCGAGCCGTTCCGCCACGACTACTTCTTCCTGACCGCGCTGATGGCGGGCGTCTTCCTCGGCTCGATCGGGTTCCCGGTCATCTACACGCTCCGCCGCGAGCTGTGGCACGTGCGCCGCTGGTCGCTGCACGCCAAGCTCACCCTCATCACCACGGTGCTGCTGTTCTTCGCGGGCGGTGCGGTCTTCCTCGTCCTCGAGTACGACAACCTGCTCACGCTCGGCACCGAGGACGCGTGGGACACCACCTTCCAGGCGTTCTTCCTGTCGGCGATGACGAGATCAGGCGGGTTCGCGATCCTCGACATCGGCGAGCTCAACCAGTCCAGCCTGCTGGTGGGATGCATGCTCATGTTCGTCGGCGGCGGGTCGGCCTCCACCGCCGGCGGCATCAAGGTCACCACGCTGGCGGTCATCGCGCTCGCGGTCGTCTCCGAGGCGAAGGGACGCGCCTCGAACCAGGTGTTCGGACGGCGCATCCCCAGCGACGTGCTCCGGGTCGCGCTGTCCGTGGTGGCGTGGGGCGCGACCATCGTCGCCATCTCCACGATCATCATCACGCAGATCACCAAGGCCGACCTCGGGGACGTCCTCTTCGACGTCATCTCCGGCTTCGCCACCGTCGGCCTGTCGACCGGCCTCACCGAGACGCTCCCCGATCCGGCTGTGTATGTGCTGGCGATCACGATCGTGATGGGGCGCGTTGGTACAGTGACACTCGCAGCGGCGGTGGCCGCGGCATCCCGTTCGCAGTTGTACTCGCTGCCTGTCGAAAGGCCGATCGTTGGTTGA